A window of the bacterium HR17 genome harbors these coding sequences:
- the xpsE gene encoding Type II secretion system protein E — protein sequence MAAASLVTDPLSQAVGEWLIQQGKLTPEQWREAIASTARVNGGKQWTEALVELGYCSEDDVLHALSAVLQLPLVNLREEPIDPDALALVPAEMAFRHQVLPLRKENGVLIVAVADPLNVEAESLLRFVTGLSVRIVLAKPSEVRTQLEQHYMRRVIAEAETEDIEVIREAEEDIGDPTRLAREALVIRLVNMLIRNAVRERASDIHIEPLERELRVRYRVDGVLHEVPAPAKRLHPAIVSRIKIMANLDITERRKPQDGRIKVRILGREVDIRVSILPTVFGESVVMRLLDKAAMNFTLKDLGMLPDDLAKFEGLIKIPYGIILATGPTGSGKTTTLHAALKRIYSPERKIITIEDPVEYQLEGVTQIQVNPAVGLTFATGLRSILRHDPDVVMVGEIRDHETAEIAIHSALTGHLVFSTLHTNDAPGAITRLIEMGIEPFLVASSVEGVLAQRLVRRICQRCKEPYRPSDAVWEYLVAQGFVQSDEPVLWRGRGCPECRFSGYSGRTGIFEVLVMDDDLRDLVLRKASSHEIRQAAMEKGMRTLYQDGMLKTALGITTVEEVERVTHAAEAD from the coding sequence ATGGCGGCAGCGTCCTTGGTGACTGACCCGTTGAGTCAAGCGGTCGGAGAATGGTTGATACAGCAGGGTAAATTGACCCCTGAGCAGTGGCGAGAAGCTATCGCCTCAACGGCGCGTGTCAACGGCGGCAAACAGTGGACGGAAGCGTTGGTGGAGTTGGGCTATTGCTCCGAGGACGATGTTTTGCACGCCCTCAGCGCTGTCCTGCAATTGCCCCTTGTCAACCTGCGGGAGGAGCCGATTGACCCCGACGCCTTAGCGTTGGTCCCAGCGGAAATGGCGTTTCGGCATCAGGTGCTCCCGCTGCGCAAAGAGAACGGCGTGCTTATCGTCGCCGTTGCCGACCCGCTCAATGTAGAAGCTGAAAGTTTGCTGCGGTTCGTCACGGGGCTGTCTGTGCGCATCGTGTTGGCGAAGCCGTCGGAAGTGCGGACACAGTTGGAGCAGCACTACATGCGCCGCGTCATCGCTGAAGCGGAGACCGAAGACATTGAGGTCATTCGGGAGGCGGAAGAGGACATCGGCGACCCGACGCGCCTCGCTCGCGAGGCGTTGGTCATTCGGCTCGTCAACATGCTTATCCGCAACGCCGTCCGCGAGCGCGCCAGCGACATCCACATTGAGCCGTTAGAACGCGAACTGCGGGTGCGTTACCGCGTGGACGGCGTCTTGCATGAAGTGCCCGCCCCTGCCAAGCGGCTGCATCCCGCCATCGTCAGCCGCATCAAAATCATGGCGAACTTAGACATCACCGAACGGCGCAAACCGCAGGACGGGCGCATCAAGGTCCGCATCTTGGGGCGCGAGGTGGACATCCGCGTCTCCATCCTCCCGACGGTCTTCGGTGAAAGCGTCGTCATGCGGTTGCTGGACAAGGCGGCGATGAACTTCACCCTCAAAGACTTGGGCATGTTGCCCGACGATTTGGCGAAGTTTGAGGGGCTCATCAAAATCCCCTACGGCATCATCTTGGCGACAGGTCCGACGGGCAGCGGCAAAACGACGACCTTACACGCTGCCCTTAAACGCATCTACTCGCCTGAACGCAAAATCATCACGATTGAAGACCCCGTTGAGTATCAACTGGAGGGAGTCACGCAAATTCAGGTCAATCCCGCTGTCGGTTTGACTTTTGCGACGGGGCTGCGGTCTATCCTGCGGCACGACCCCGATGTCGTCATGGTCGGTGAAATCCGCGACCACGAGACAGCGGAAATTGCTATCCACTCTGCGCTGACAGGGCACCTGGTCTTCAGCACGCTGCACACCAACGATGCGCCTGGCGCCATCACCCGTTTGATTGAGATGGGCATTGAGCCCTTTTTGGTGGCGTCGTCCGTTGAAGGTGTGTTGGCGCAGCGGTTGGTGCGGCGCATCTGCCAACGCTGCAAGGAGCCTTATCGCCCGTCCGATGCAGTGTGGGAGTATCTCGTCGCTCAAGGGTTCGTGCAATCGGACGAACCCGTGCTGTGGCGGGGGCGCGGCTGCCCCGAATGTCGTTTCTCTGGTTACAGCGGGCGGACTGGCATCTTTGAAGTCCTTGTCATGGACGATGACTTGCGCGATTTGGTCTTGCGCAAGGCGTCATCCCATGAGATCCGCCAAGCCGCGATGGAGAAGGGCATGCGCACCCTTTACCAAGACGGCATGCTCAAAACGGCGCTGGGCATCACGACGGTGGAGGAAGTGGAGCGGGTCACCCACGCCGCTGAAGCCGATTGA